Proteins encoded together in one Salmo trutta chromosome 3, fSalTru1.1, whole genome shotgun sequence window:
- the LOC115187588 gene encoding transmembrane protein 244 isoform X2, with protein sequence MAFRGKVADTRTVLVHLLLCLVIFYSLYYMIGSVCFGAFRLDHFDGLIPFDFKTEPTNLESNSKYLVNLLSMELTYFCSGLLFAAVVRRWVWDYALTVTLLHVLLTSLVMLEFPLVWQWWLALAGCF encoded by the exons ATGGCCTTCAGGGGTAAAGTGGCCGACACGAGG acagTGCTTGTGCACCTGCTGCTGTGCCTCGTCATATtctactctctctactacatGATTGGGAGTGTGTGTTTCGGCGCGTTCAG GTTGGATCACTTTGATGGACTTATTCCCTTTGACTTTAAGACTGAACCAACCAATTTGGAGTCCAACTCCAAATACCTGG TGAACCTGCTGTCCATGGAGTTGACCTATTTCTGCAGTGGTCTGCTGTTTGCAGCCGTGGTGAGGAGATGGGTCTGGGACTACGCTCTCACAGTCACACTACTGCACGTACTGCTCACCAGCCTGG tgatgTTGGAGTTTCCCTTGGTATGGCAGTGGTGGCTGGCCCTTG CGGGTTGTTTCTGA
- the LOC115187588 gene encoding transmembrane protein 244 isoform X1: protein MAFRGKVADTRTVLVHLLLCLVIFYSLYYMIGSVCFGAFRLDHFDGLIPFDFKTEPTNLESNSKYLVNLLSMELTYFCSGLLFAAVVRRWVWDYALTVTLLHVLLTSLVMLEFPLVWQWWLALGSGLFLMICNGQLIAYFTCQSDQSYPTFNSY from the exons ATGGCCTTCAGGGGTAAAGTGGCCGACACGAGG acagTGCTTGTGCACCTGCTGCTGTGCCTCGTCATATtctactctctctactacatGATTGGGAGTGTGTGTTTCGGCGCGTTCAG GTTGGATCACTTTGATGGACTTATTCCCTTTGACTTTAAGACTGAACCAACCAATTTGGAGTCCAACTCCAAATACCTGG TGAACCTGCTGTCCATGGAGTTGACCTATTTCTGCAGTGGTCTGCTGTTTGCAGCCGTGGTGAGGAGATGGGTCTGGGACTACGCTCTCACAGTCACACTACTGCACGTACTGCTCACCAGCCTGG tgatgTTGGAGTTTCCCTTGGTATGGCAGTGGTGGCTGGCCCTTG gCAGCGGGTTGTTTCTGATGATCTGTAACGGTCAGCTGATAGCTTACTTCACCTGCCAGAGTGACCAGAGTTACCCCACCTTCAACAGCtactga